The sequence AGGCCTTATATAAAGAGATGCTCCCTCCTGCTTTGGGAACCAAAGCCTGTCGACATCTATCAAGGCATGTACAGCCTCTATCTGAACTTCCTCATCTATTTTAGGTATGCAAAGAATCTCAGCTGAACGGTTCATGCGTTTGGCATTTTTGTCTATCCTGAATGTGTATATCTCGCCATCTTCATGTTGAAACGCCTTGGCACCTTCAAAGATAGCTTGTCCGTAATGCAAAACGATAGCCCCAGGCGCAACTTCCACGCTGCTGTATGGAACAATCCTTGGGTTTTTCCACTCTCCATCTTTGTAGTCCATAATAAACATATGGTCTGTTCTTAATACGCCAAAGGGCAAAGGCTTATCCGGAACAAACTCCTCTGTTCTCCTTTGGCTTTTAGGTTTTAATTGATAATCTATTTCCATTCTCCACCTCCATTACAAATTTTCACTATAATAGGATTTATTACGAAAAAGTCAAAACAAAGAAAGTACCCCTTAGGATATGGGAAGGCAAAACCCCAAGGGGTACCCGAAGGTGGGCAAATGTGAGCCAATTTGAAATGCATGTTCATTATATCAAAAAGGCTTCATTAGTCAAGAATAAAAAATATTACTTGACAATCGCCAATAAAGTGATATTATCCCATCTAAGGTGAAATAAAGGAGGTTATACATATGAATAACATTAAAGATTTGTTAAACAATACGGACTTAAAGGCAACACCTCAAAGGCTGGCAATTCTTGAGGAAATTCACAAAGCAGGTCATATTGATTTGGAAACAATTTATAAAAATATCAGCCAGCGTTTTCCATCTGTATCATTGGCTACAGTTTATAAAAATATCCACACCTTAAGGGATAGAGGTGTTATAAAAGAACTTTCTATAAAGGGAGCAAAACCCAAATATGAGATAGCAGCTCAAAAACCACACCATCACCTTATATGCAAGGTATGTGGAGACGTTATAGATATCGAGATAGATACAACCTTTTTAAAAGAACAGTTAAAAAAGGTTGAGGATTTCGAGGTTTCAAACTGCGATATATACTGCTACGGCATATGTAGTAAATGTAAGGGTAAATCAAATTCCTAAGGCTTTGCGTAAGTAGTAAGAAGTGTAAGTATCAAACTTAGTTGCAACTCCAATGGGGGTACCAAAGGCAACCACTCTCCCCCCTTTATCAGCACTATCTGGTCCAATGTCTAAGATATAGTCTGCACTTTTCAATATATCGATATTGTGCTCTATAACAACAACGCTATTACCCTCATCCACTAGTCTTTTTAGAACTTCTATAAGCTTTTTTACATCATCCATATGCAATCCAATAGATGGTTCATCTAATAGATAAAGCGTATGCCCCATAGGCGGAATGATTAAGTTCTTTGCTATTTTTATACGCTGAGCCTCACCGCCAGATAGTGTTGTTGCCGGCTGGCCAAGTTGCAAATACCCAAGACCAACATCCCTTAAAATTGAAAGCTTTCTTCTTATCTTAGGAATATTCTCAAAAAATTCGTAAGCCTGGTTTATTGTCATTTCAAGTACATCGTATATGCTTTTACCTTTATATTTAACGTTTAGTGTAGCCTCATTATAGCGTTTTCCGCCACAGACATCGCATTTAACGTAAACATCAGCTAAAAACTGCATTTCTATCCTTATGTAACCCTCACCTTTACATTTCTCGCACCTTCCTCCCTTAACATTAAAACTAAATCTTGAAGCTGTAAAACCCTGGAGTTTGGCGTCTTCTGTTTGAGCAAACAGCTCCCTTATGTCGGTAAAAACCGAAGTGTAGGTTGCAGGGTTGCTTCTTGGAGTTCTACCTATTGGCGATTGGTCTATCTTTATTATTTTATCTATACGCTCAAGCCCCTCTATTTTCTCACAAACATCACTTTTTAGCCCCATCTTTGCTTTTGTAGCATACTCATGGAAACAATCAAAAACAAGAGAGCTTTTACCTGAGCCTGAGACCCCACTAATGCAAACAAACACACCAAGCGGCAAGTCAACATCAATACCTTTAAGGTTATGCACATTCGCCCCTTTTATCTTTAAAAAATGGATAGGTTTCTTGTAGTTTTTGGGCGGTTCTATCTTTAATTTCCCGCTTAAATATTTGCCTGTCAATGACTTTTCGTTTTGTTCTATCTCATTTAGACTACCACAAGCAACAACCTCACCGCCGAGTCTTCCACTTGCAGGCCCCATGTCCACAATGTAATCGGCAGCCTCAATTATATATGAATCGTGCTCAACCACTACAACTGTGTTGTCATTATCTCTCAAATGTTTAAGTGTTTCTACAAGCCTCGACGTATCCCTTGGATGTAATCCTATCGAAGGCTCATCCATTACATAGGTTATTCCGCTTAAACTGCTTCCGGCCTGAGTGGCAAGTCGAATACGTTGTGCTTCACCGCCAGAAAGAGTGGATGCACTCCTATTTAAAGAAAGGTAATCCAGGCCAACATCAATTAAGAATTTCAACCTTGCCTTTATCTCGGTCAAAACCCGTTTCGATATTTCAAGTTGCATAGGGTTTAGCTGTCTTTCAAGCTCAAGGAAAAATTCATAAGCATCTGAAACCTTCAATTTACTTACATCCATTATGTTTTTGCCCATAATCTTAACCGACAAACTCTCCTTGTTGAGCCTATCGCCACCGCATGCAGGACATGTAACCTCTTGCATTAAGGAAGTTATCTCGCTTTTTACCTTTGGGCTATCTGTCTGATTGAACTGCTCAAGCAAAAGATTTATAACTCCTCTAAATTCTCTTCTAATCTTTTTGCCAGCAGTAACCTCAAATTCTACAACTTCGCCAGGGTTACCAAATAGTATGATGTCCTGATGTTGCCTTGGTAGTTCCTCAAATGGCAAATAAATATCTATACCAAACTTCCTACAAGCCTCAATCAGGAATCTCTGATAAAAGTAATACTTTGGCCTCCTCCATAGTTTAATCACACCCTCTCTAACCGAGAGAGACTTATCTGGCATTACCTTATCCAAATCAAGCTGATGCTTTATGCCAAGACCGTAGCACTCAGGGCATGCGCCTAAAGGAGAGTTAAATGAGAAACTCTGTGGAGTTATTGGTTTGTAGTTTATCCCACAATATGGACAAGAGAAATGCTCAGAAAAAAGCTCTGTATTATTAGTTTCCATATCCTTAACGGTTACAACTCCCTTGCCCACTTTTAAAGCAAGCTCAATGGCTTCTGCTATTCTGCCTTTTGAATTCTCCTTAATCTTTACTCTATCAACAACAAGGTAGATATCATGTTTTTTATTTTTATCAAGCTCTATATCCTCCTCAAGCAGCCTCTCCTCCCCATCCACCAAAACCCTTACGAAGCCATCCTTCCTAAATTGTTCAAATTCATGCTTGAAAGCTCCCTTTTTGTTGATTGCAATGGGTGCAAGAATCAAAAGCTTTCTTTCTAATTTTGAGGCTATCTTATCCACTATTGCCTGAGGATCCTGCTTGGTAATTTTTCTGCCGCAAGAGTAACAATAAGCCTCACCAATATGGGCAAATAGCAATCTTATGTAATCATAGATTTCCGTTATTGTACCAACCGTTGAGCGAGGGTTAACTGAGATGCTTTTCTGGTCTATACTTATAGCTGGAGATAAACCCTCTATACTCTCAACATCGGGTCTTTCTATCTTCTCCAAAAACTGTCTTGCATAAGCACTCAACGATTCAAGGTATCTTCTCTGGCTCTCTGCATATAAAACATCAAATGCCAATGTAGATTTACCGCTCCCAGATGGCCCTGTAATAACGGTTATTTTGGATTTTGGTATGTCAACGTTTATGCTTTTAAGGTTATGAGTTTTGGCTTTGCGGATCTTGATAAATTTCATTTTAGAATTCTGGATGTTCTTCGAAGTCTAAATCTTCCTCTGTCTCTTCATTGTATGAAGAGGATCCATAATAATCCTCATTATCATTAAGATTTCTAAAGGCAGCAAGTCTCCCTTCAAATTGAAGCTTGACCGTGCCTTGAGGCCCATTTCTATGCTTTGCTATGATAATCTCAGCCTTACCTTTATCTTGTGAATTTTTATTGTAAACCTCATCTCTATAAATGAATATAACTATATCAGCATCCTGCTCAATCGAACCAGATTCCCTTAAATCTGCTGGCGTTGGCCTTTTATCTTCCCTATTCTCAACAGCCCTATTAAGCTGGGAGAGCGCTATAACGGGTATCTCAAGTTCTTTAGCTAAAATCTTCAACGACCTTGAAATCTCAGAAATCTGCTGTGTCCTGTTTGCAGTAGGACTTTGACCCTCTATAAGTTGGAGATAGTCTACAATGAGCAAATCTATATTTTTTTCCATCTTCATTTTTCTAGCTTTCGTGCGAATATCTATCGAGCTTAAAAGGGAGGAGTCATCCATATAAATCTTAGTATATCTTAGTTTATCCAATGTTTTGACCACTCTATCCCATTCATTTCCTTCAAAAAATCCTGTCCTAAGTTTTCCCATATCAACACCAGATAGAGAAGAGATCATTCTCAAAAGAAGTTGTCTAACAGACATCTCGAGTGAAAAAACGCCCACGCTCTTTTTGTAATCTAAAGCAGCATTAAGTGCAATGCTTAAAGCAAAAGATGTCTTGCCCATTCCTGGACGCCCTGCTACTATTATTAAATCACCCTCTTGAAAGCCATTTGTCATCTTATCTAAATCTATAAAACCGCTTGGGATACCCGTTATAATACTCTTTCTTTCCTTAAGCCTGGAGAGATATTCAAGCATATCCTCTGATGCTTCTTCGCTGGACTTGTACTTGGTTGAGCGATTGCTTACAACTTCAAACAACCTTTTTTCTGCTATATTCAATACATCCTCAACATCCTCAGGCTCCTCATAGCACATTGTTGCAATCTCTGTGGACATTGATATAAGCTGTCTTAAAACGGATTTCTTTTTTATTATATTGGCGTAATATTCGGTATTCGCAGGAGCTGGCAGAAACTCTGTTATGCTTGTTATATAGGCTGGCCCTATCTTATCAAGCAAATCCTTTTCCTTTAATACATTTGAAACCGTAATAAAATCAAAGGGAATTCCATTTGCATAGAGTTCTTTCAAAACCTTAAAAATAGAAGCATTCTTTTCATCAAAGAAGTCATTTTCGTTTATTATTTCTATAACATCGGCAAATTTTGAATTATCCAGAAAGAGAGAGCACAACAGTGCCCTCTCAGCCTCTATAGATTGAGGGTAGGCTCTTACGGCATTATTACTCTTCATTTAGCGGAACAACATTAACCTTAACAGTAGCCTTTACATCTCTGTAAATGGCCACCTCAACCTCATGCTTACCTATTTCCTTTATGCCATCTTTGGGTAGTCTTATGCTCTTTTTATCAAACTCTGCTTTATCTTTAAGTTGCTCATATATTTCATTTGCCGTAACAGATCCAAAGAGTTTTCCTTTCTCTCCAGCTCTTGCTTTGATCTCTATCTCAAGACCGTCTAAGGCCTCTTTAACCTTATTTGCTTGCTCAATCCTTTTCTCTATCCTTCTAAGAATAGCCTTTCTTTTTTCTTCGACAAGCTTTAAGTTGCTTTTAGTTGCTGCCAAAGCAAAACCCTTTGGAATAAGATAGTTTTTCGCATAGCCGTCTTTTACGGTTTTTATATCGCCTGCATAACCTAATTTATCTACATCTTCAAGGAGTACCACCTTCATTATTGAATCCCCCTTTTAGCCTTTGAGTTTTCTGCTGATAGTAAACGGCATCAGAGCCATAACCCTTGCCCTTTTAATAGCCTTAGTTAACATCCTTTGATGTCTTGCGCATGTTGCTGTAGTTTTTCTACCAACGATTTTATAACGCTCTGTAACATACCTTGAGAGCAAGTCGATATCTTTATAATCGATTTCCTCTATTTTATTTGTACAGAAATGACAAACCTTCTTCTTTGGGTATCTAAAAAATCTCTTCTTTCTTTTATTATCCACCATCTTCAAAAACCTCCACTACACATTAAAATGGTATATCTTCATCCTCAGCAGGTACATCAACCACATCTTGAGCGGCTTCTGTTTTATCTTTAAAGGACAAAAATTGAAAATTATTAAGAACTATCTCGTGTTTTGACCTTCTATTTCCATTTGCATCTTCCCAGCTTCTGTAGCGCAATCTTCCTTCGATATAAACCAGCGATCCTTTTTTAAGGTATTCGGCTATTGTTTCTGCCTGCCTACCAAAAGCCACGACATCAACAAAGAGTGTTTCTGTCTTCCTATTGCCTTGCTCATCTTTGCCTACAGGCGTATTGACCGCTATACCAAAACTTGCAACACCTAAACCAGCCGGTGTGTATCTGAGCTCTGGGTCTCTGGTGAGATTACCTATAAGCATCACTTTATTCAGATTTGCCATCTTCTTCCTTCTTATTCTCGTAAACCTTTATATCTTTTTTTAGCATATAGGTAGTGATAAACCTTAAAACATCCTCTTTGAGCCTCAAAAATTCTTCAATCCTCTTCGGTGTATCGGCCTCTGATTTGTAGTGCACCAAGATGTAATATCCCTGTTTGAATTTCTTAATTGGATAGGCCAAGCTTCTCTTCTGCCAAACCTCGTTTTTTAGAATCTCTCCACCTTCGGCCTTAATTCTCTCAGCAACGCCTTCAATAAAGGCCTTTAGTTCGTCCTCCCCCATCGTGGGTCGAACGATGTAAAGCAACTCATAATACCTCATCCACAACCTCCTTTTGGACTTTTGGCCTCCTGCATCAAGCAGAAAGCAAGGATATAGCCTTGTTATGATATACAAAAACGTGTAAAAATCAATATCTTTTTATGGTTAATACAGATGAGGCGTTGAAGATACACAAAAGAAATTACTCTTTATTCTATGGGAAAGAAATAATTTTGCTATTTCATTTATTGTTGAACCGGTAGTAAAAACATCATCAACTACAACTACCTTGTGATAGGGCGATTTTTTTGTCAATCTGAATGCGCCTTTAAGATTGCTTTTTCTTTCTTTAGCTGAAAGTCCCACCTGGTGTTTTGTACGCTTTACCTTTTCAATTAATGAGTAATCCACCTTTATTTGAGTTATGTTTGATAAAACTTTTGCTATAAAAACACTCTGATTAAAACCCCTTTCTGCAATGTCCTTTTTATGCATAGGAACAGCCACAAGGCAATCCACATTTTCAAATATGCCGCTTTGAATAATGTTGTCCTTAAAATAGTATAAAAAATCAACAAGTCGATAATGTCCCTTGAATTTTATAAGCTCTATAATCTTGGCCACCTTTTCATCTTTATAGTTAAAAAGGGAAAAACCTTTAACAAAAAATCGCTTTTCGGACAAGCACACAGGACAAACAGCTTCAGAGGAAGCCAAAGGACGCGAACAGATCTTACACCTATTGAAGCTACAGTTAAGGCTATCTATACACTTATTACAAATTAAATCGGGGGTCTTCGCCCCACACACAAGGCATCTTGGAGCAAATACAAGCTGTAGAAAATTACTTGCCAGCTTCGATAAGTTTCCTACATGCAATGCAATACTTAGCTGTAGGTTTTGCTTTCATTCTTTCTATTTCTATTTCCTTACCACACCTTTTACATATGCCGTAGGTACCCTTTTCTATATCATACAAGGACTCTTCTATCTCTATAAGATGTTTCCTATCCTTTTCTATTAAATCATATATAACCTGACGTGAATATACAGCAGAGGAGAAATCTCCTTCATCTCCACTTAGCTGAATAGTATTTACCCTTTCTAAATTTTCTTTAATTCTTGCACTTATTTCTTTCTTCAAGCTCAATAATCTGTCTTTCAATTCCTCTTTTGTTGCTACATCCATATTTTTCCTCCACTAAAAAACTAAGGAGAATGAACAATATTTTGATTAATTTGTCAAGTTCTTTTTGCCCAATGCTACCAGATAGGTCCAAACATACTTACCACCTAAAGCAAATAGAGGTAATATCTATGTCTGAGAATGAGAATGATAGAAAAGAGAGTGGAGGCACCAACATGGAAGTGAAGAGAATAAGAAAGATAGTAGGGGCAGAAAACCTGAAAGTAGGTTTTCTGCCCGTTAAATCTTTCTCTTTCTCAAGGGCTGATGCAGCCCACATCCTCTTTTGCATATTCAAATCACTGGATTTGAATATAATAGGAAGACCCATAAAACTCCTAAAGGGATGGAGGCTGCATCATGGATAGTATATACCACACTTTGAGAAAATCAAACCCTGCAAGTGCAAGAATTTTGGTCAGAAAGGTTTTAGAGAAAAACAACGGCAATGTCTCAAAAACAGCAAGAATACTTGGCATATCAAGGGCTACAGTGAGAAGGGCAAGGGATGGAGAACTAAATGACTTATCAAGAAGACCAAAGAACATAAGAAAAAAGATAGACTGTTCTCTTGAAAAACTCATTGTTGATGTTAAAGCTACAATAAACTCCCCACCAAAAGGGCTTATAAATTCCCCGAGACATCCCCTAATTTTTGTGTCTCTCTCATCATACCAAATCCCTCCTCACTCTTCAACTCCCTTCCCAAACTTAGCAACAAACATCTGATTCAGTTCATATCTTTTAGCCTTAATCAGAGGATTAACATTCCAGGTTTTGTGTAATTTATCTGTTGCAATGAAAAGGGCAACATTTAGGATATCCATGGACTGGAAGAACCCTCCTTTCTTTAGCCTTTGTTTTTCAAAGGATGAATGTACAGATTCAACAGTGTTTGTTGAATTGATGTACTTTCTTATTACCTCAGGGTACTTTAAGAAGGCAAGGAGTTCTTCTTTTCTTGAGTCTAAATATTTGGTGTAGGTCTTGTATTGGTCTTTGAATCTGTCAATTATCTCTGTTTTGAAAATCTCTATCCCTTTTTCAAAGGTATCACAGGAGTATTTAATCTCCTTGAGCTTTTTGTTCACATATGAGGCATCCTCCTTTTTCATATGCTTGTATACGTTTCTTGATGCATGAACTGTGCATTTCTGAATATCCGAGTAAGGAAAGAAGGCTCTTATTGCCTCTGAGATTCCGTTGAAATCATCACAGATGAACATTAAGACCCTTTTCATTCCCCTGTTGATTAAATCCTGGAATACTTCCATCCAGGTGGATCTGTTCTCACTACCAAAGAATGAGTAATATCCAAGGAGTGTTTTTTGAGCATTTGTGTCTATCCCTACAACAGTGTAAACGACAGCTCTCTTTACCCTTTTATCCTTTTCATCCTTTACCATACAGTGATAGGCGTCTATGTATAGAAAATAGTAGTTTTCCTGAAGTTCTTTGGATTTAAATTCAAGCATCTGTGTCTTTATGTATTCAAATATCTCATCGTATGCTTTTTCACTAAAATCCAGTCCTCTCAATTTCATCTTGTGCACGATTTCCTGTTTTGAGTCTCCATTGATTAGGAAGGAGAAGATTAAATCCTCAAAGCTTTCATCATACCTTTGATATTTGGGAGGGAGAAGATGAGAGCGGAAGTTTCCGCTCCTTGTTCTTGGGACATCCAAATTCAGTTTACCAAGGCCTGTGTTTAGGCTCCTTTTGTAGGTTCCATTGCCTTTGTCTTCTGGGTTCTCAAGTAAGTACTCGTATCTTTCCTTACCCATTATCTCAATAAGTAGTCCTTCCATTAGGGTGGCCAGTTTATTCTTTCCGTATTCATCCAACTCCTTTACTACATCCATATCCATGTTTGAGATTATCTCCTTAAGCATCTTTCTGTTCATCTCTTAAAGCTCCTCCATACTTAGCCTAATTTCAGAGTTCATTAGAACAGTTCATTAAACCCCACTCCATTTTAGTAGGTTTGTGGGGGAGACACAAAAATATTTTAAGTCCCAATTCCCCACCCTTTTGGTAGCATGCCCTAATCTTTTTAAAAGATGGAGGGTAAATAAAATTGTTGGGGGTTTGTATGTATTACTCGGTAAAAGCACTACTGAGTATTGGGAAAAATGTCTCACAGATTGCAAGAGAGCTAAAGATTGACAGGAAAACAGTCAGAAAGATTAAGAAAAAGGTAGAAAACGGAGAGATTAAGACACCCACCATCAAAAGGAAAAGCATCCTTGATCCATACAAGGATGAAATCATTGAGTATTTAAAAAGTGGTCTCTCCGCTGTTTTAATCCACCAGAAGTTAAAAGAAAAGCATAGTCTAAATGTAAGCTATAGCTCTGTGAAACGCTACATCAGGAAGCTAAAGCCAGGTGAGCCCTTCATCCCCTTAATAAGCCCACCTGGCCAAGAAGCCCAAGTAGATTTCGGCTATGCCGGTTATTTCTAATAATAGCAGAAGAAAAAAGAAAGTAAAGTACTGGATATTCTCAATGGTTTTGTCCTATTCGAGGTACAGATACTATGAGCTTGTGGATAACCAAAGTATACCGACATTCATAAACTGCCATATCAATGCATTTGAATATTTCTCTGGTGCACCAAAGGCTATAAAGATAGACAACCTAAAAAGCGGTGTATTGCATGTTAACTTCTATGAGCCTGAAATTCAGCATGAATATGCAAGGATGCTTGAGTATTACAACTCCTCTGCTGTTGCCTGTAGGGTGAGAAAACCAAATGAGAAGGGCAAGGTAGAATCCAGCATAAAATACATAAAGAACAACTTTCTAAAAAGCATAAGAGCGGAAGGAATAGAAGACATAGACACAGTCAAAGAGAAGCTTTTATTCTGGCAGGACAACATCTGTAATGCAAAGCTACACGGCACAACAAGAAAAATACCGAAGGATGAGTTTCTCAATGTAGAAAAGGAAAAACTCAACAGATTGCCAGATAGAAGATATGAGACCTACGATATTGCAAAAAGAACTGTAAACACCTACTCCCACATCTATTACAGGTACAACTACTACTCTGTGCCTGAAAAATACATATCAGAAAAGCTCAATATTAGGTCAAATGGAAATATAATGGAGATCTATGATTCATCGTTCAACTTAATAGCCACACATGAGCTTTCTCAATTAAAGGGTGAGTTCATAACAAAGGAAAGCCATAAACCCAAGATGAAGAAAAATCCCACAGATTCAGAATACACCACCATGACGCTTGATATAGGTGAAAGCGCCTACCTGTTCTATAAAAGGCTAAGAAAAGAGAAACCTGCCTCATATCACAGGGTAATGAGAGGTGTAATGTCTCTTTCAAAGGGATACCCCAAAGAGACAATGGAGCTTGCATTCAAAAGGGCAATTGATTTCAACTGCATAAGCTATTCCTCTTTAAAAAGCATACTGAAGAATGAGCTCTACAACATTCCCTACGACAAACCAGACTCACCCATAGCCTTAGGTTTTTATAACCCACTAAGAGCTTACGATGAAATGACAGATATAAAAGCAGATATGAAAACAGACATTATGAGTGGTGAGTGAAA comes from Hippea maritima DSM 10411 and encodes:
- a CDS encoding Fur family transcriptional regulator — translated: MNNIKDLLNNTDLKATPQRLAILEEIHKAGHIDLETIYKNISQRFPSVSLATVYKNIHTLRDRGVIKELSIKGAKPKYEIAAQKPHHHLICKVCGDVIDIEIDTTFLKEQLKKVEDFEVSNCDIYCYGICSKCKGKSNS
- the uvrA gene encoding excinuclease ABC subunit UvrA, whose amino-acid sequence is MKFIKIRKAKTHNLKSINVDIPKSKITVITGPSGSGKSTLAFDVLYAESQRRYLESLSAYARQFLEKIERPDVESIEGLSPAISIDQKSISVNPRSTVGTITEIYDYIRLLFAHIGEAYCYSCGRKITKQDPQAIVDKIASKLERKLLILAPIAINKKGAFKHEFEQFRKDGFVRVLVDGEERLLEEDIELDKNKKHDIYLVVDRVKIKENSKGRIAEAIELALKVGKGVVTVKDMETNNTELFSEHFSCPYCGINYKPITPQSFSFNSPLGACPECYGLGIKHQLDLDKVMPDKSLSVREGVIKLWRRPKYYFYQRFLIEACRKFGIDIYLPFEELPRQHQDIILFGNPGEVVEFEVTAGKKIRREFRGVINLLLEQFNQTDSPKVKSEITSLMQEVTCPACGGDRLNKESLSVKIMGKNIMDVSKLKVSDAYEFFLELERQLNPMQLEISKRVLTEIKARLKFLIDVGLDYLSLNRSASTLSGGEAQRIRLATQAGSSLSGITYVMDEPSIGLHPRDTSRLVETLKHLRDNDNTVVVVEHDSYIIEAADYIVDMGPASGRLGGEVVACGSLNEIEQNEKSLTGKYLSGKLKIEPPKNYKKPIHFLKIKGANVHNLKGIDVDLPLGVFVCISGVSGSGKSSLVFDCFHEYATKAKMGLKSDVCEKIEGLERIDKIIKIDQSPIGRTPRSNPATYTSVFTDIRELFAQTEDAKLQGFTASRFSFNVKGGRCEKCKGEGYIRIEMQFLADVYVKCDVCGGKRYNEATLNVKYKGKSIYDVLEMTINQAYEFFENIPKIRRKLSILRDVGLGYLQLGQPATTLSGGEAQRIKIAKNLIIPPMGHTLYLLDEPSIGLHMDDVKKLIEVLKRLVDEGNSVVVIEHNIDILKSADYILDIGPDSADKGGRVVAFGTPIGVATKFDTYTSYYLRKALGI
- the dnaB gene encoding replicative DNA helicase; protein product: MKSNNAVRAYPQSIEAERALLCSLFLDNSKFADVIEIINENDFFDEKNASIFKVLKELYANGIPFDFITVSNVLKEKDLLDKIGPAYITSITEFLPAPANTEYYANIIKKKSVLRQLISMSTEIATMCYEEPEDVEDVLNIAEKRLFEVVSNRSTKYKSSEEASEDMLEYLSRLKERKSIITGIPSGFIDLDKMTNGFQEGDLIIVAGRPGMGKTSFALSIALNAALDYKKSVGVFSLEMSVRQLLLRMISSLSGVDMGKLRTGFFEGNEWDRVVKTLDKLRYTKIYMDDSSLLSSIDIRTKARKMKMEKNIDLLIVDYLQLIEGQSPTANRTQQISEISRSLKILAKELEIPVIALSQLNRAVENREDKRPTPADLRESGSIEQDADIVIFIYRDEVYNKNSQDKGKAEIIIAKHRNGPQGTVKLQFEGRLAAFRNLNDNEDYYGSSSYNEETEEDLDFEEHPEF
- the rplI gene encoding 50S ribosomal protein L9, producing the protein MKVVLLEDVDKLGYAGDIKTVKDGYAKNYLIPKGFALAATKSNLKLVEEKRKAILRRIEKRIEQANKVKEALDGLEIEIKARAGEKGKLFGSVTANEIYEQLKDKAEFDKKSIRLPKDGIKEIGKHEVEVAIYRDVKATVKVNVVPLNEE
- the rpsR gene encoding 30S ribosomal protein S18; this translates as MVDNKRKKRFFRYPKKKVCHFCTNKIEEIDYKDIDLLSRYVTERYKIVGRKTTATCARHQRMLTKAIKRARVMALMPFTISRKLKG
- a CDS encoding single-stranded DNA-binding protein, which codes for MANLNKVMLIGNLTRDPELRYTPAGLGVASFGIAVNTPVGKDEQGNRKTETLFVDVVAFGRQAETIAEYLKKGSLVYIEGRLRYRSWEDANGNRRSKHEIVLNNFQFLSFKDKTEAAQDVVDVPAEDEDIPF
- the rpsF gene encoding 30S ribosomal protein S6, producing MRYYELLYIVRPTMGEDELKAFIEGVAERIKAEGGEILKNEVWQKRSLAYPIKKFKQGYYILVHYKSEADTPKRIEEFLRLKEDVLRFITTYMLKKDIKVYENKKEEDGKSE
- a CDS encoding ComF family protein, which produces MAKIIELIKFKGHYRLVDFLYYFKDNIIQSGIFENVDCLVAVPMHKKDIAERGFNQSVFIAKVLSNITQIKVDYSLIEKVKRTKHQVGLSAKERKSNLKGAFRLTKKSPYHKVVVVDDVFTTGSTINEIAKLFLSHRIKSNFFCVSSTPHLY
- a CDS encoding TraR/DksA family transcriptional regulator → MDVATKEELKDRLLSLKKEISARIKENLERVNTIQLSGDEGDFSSAVYSRQVIYDLIEKDRKHLIEIEESLYDIEKGTYGICKRCGKEIEIERMKAKPTAKYCIACRKLIEAGK
- a CDS encoding IS256 family transposase; translated protein: MNRKMLKEIISNMDMDVVKELDEYGKNKLATLMEGLLIEIMGKERYEYLLENPEDKGNGTYKRSLNTGLGKLNLDVPRTRSGNFRSHLLPPKYQRYDESFEDLIFSFLINGDSKQEIVHKMKLRGLDFSEKAYDEIFEYIKTQMLEFKSKELQENYYFLYIDAYHCMVKDEKDKRVKRAVVYTVVGIDTNAQKTLLGYYSFFGSENRSTWMEVFQDLINRGMKRVLMFICDDFNGISEAIRAFFPYSDIQKCTVHASRNVYKHMKKEDASYVNKKLKEIKYSCDTFEKGIEIFKTEIIDRFKDQYKTYTKYLDSRKEELLAFLKYPEVIRKYINSTNTVESVHSSFEKQRLKKGGFFQSMDILNVALFIATDKLHKTWNVNPLIKAKRYELNQMFVAKFGKGVEE
- a CDS encoding helix-turn-helix domain-containing protein; this encodes MYYSVKALLSIGKNVSQIARELKIDRKTVRKIKKKVENGEIKTPTIKRKSILDPYKDEIIEYLKSGLSAVLIHQKLKEKHSLNVSYSSVKRYIRKLKPGEPFIPLISPPGQEAQVDFGYAGYF
- a CDS encoding Mu transposase domain-containing protein yields the protein MPVISNNSRRKKKVKYWIFSMVLSYSRYRYYELVDNQSIPTFINCHINAFEYFSGAPKAIKIDNLKSGVLHVNFYEPEIQHEYARMLEYYNSSAVACRVRKPNEKGKVESSIKYIKNNFLKSIRAEGIEDIDTVKEKLLFWQDNICNAKLHGTTRKIPKDEFLNVEKEKLNRLPDRRYETYDIAKRTVNTYSHIYYRYNYYSVPEKYISEKLNIRSNGNIMEIYDSSFNLIATHELSQLKGEFITKESHKPKMKKNPTDSEYTTMTLDIGESAYLFYKRLRKEKPASYHRVMRGVMSLSKGYPKETMELAFKRAIDFNCISYSSLKSILKNELYNIPYDKPDSPIALGFYNPLRAYDEMTDIKADMKTDIMSGE